From a single Gammaproteobacteria bacterium genomic region:
- a CDS encoding ATP-binding protein: MIDQTLSQLRQLKLSGMAMALQTQSEQPGTYEGLSFNERLQLLVDSEQQDRDNRKQQRLIRSAKFKLGANLRDIDYQHPRGLQQSQVASLAQCDWLSKAQNLLLTGPCGTGKTYIACAFGHTACLKGFSTRYYRISRLMLELAQSKADGTYQKILKTLAKIDLLILDDWGLEPLNTAQRNDLMEIMDDRHGCASVIIISQLPTDQWYEMIGDNTLADAILDRIMHNSHRIKLRGESMRKILNDLTHGEHLS; the protein is encoded by the coding sequence ATGATCGACCAGACTTTATCTCAACTTCGCCAGCTGAAACTTAGCGGCATGGCGATGGCGCTACAAACTCAATCAGAACAACCTGGCACCTATGAAGGCCTATCATTTAACGAGCGATTACAGTTGCTCGTCGACAGCGAACAACAGGATCGCGATAACCGCAAACAGCAACGTCTTATCCGCAGTGCAAAGTTCAAGCTCGGCGCAAACCTTAGAGACATAGACTACCAGCACCCGAGAGGCTTGCAGCAATCTCAAGTGGCTTCTCTGGCACAATGTGACTGGCTTAGTAAAGCGCAAAACCTGTTGCTCACAGGGCCCTGTGGTACAGGGAAAACCTATATCGCTTGCGCCTTCGGTCACACCGCCTGCCTAAAGGGTTTTAGTACACGATACTACCGAATCTCTCGCCTGATGCTGGAGTTAGCGCAGTCTAAAGCTGATGGGACGTATCAGAAGATCCTTAAGACGTTAGCAAAAATCGACTTGTTGATACTTGATGATTGGGGGCTAGAGCCGCTAAATACAGCTCAGCGTAATGATCTGATGGAAATAATGGACGACCGTCACGGATGCGCCTCAGTTATCATTATCAGTCAATTACCAACTGATCAATGGTATGAAATGATAGGAGATAACACGTTGGCTGACGCCATATTAGACCGAATAATGCATAACTCTCATCGGATAAAACTGCGGGGTGAATCAATGCGAAAAATACTAAACGACTTGACCCATGGTGAACACTTAAGTTAA
- a CDS encoding IS21 family transposase — protein sequence MATKRITMRKIRDVLRLRLEAKLSVRQINASTKVSVGAIQKLLTRANELSLSWPLPNELDDTELARLFYPKADTRASTRFQMPDWPVLHLELKGKGMTKRLLWEEYCQQYPNRCLSYSQFCDRYLNWAKKQKRSMRQTHKAGDKLFVDYAGQRMPVVSPSTGEIRFSEIFVAVLGASNYTYAEATWSQRLPDWLASHVRTFEFLGGTPVMVVPDNLRSAVSRSCRYDPELNPSYQQLAEHYSVAVVPARPYKPKDKAKAEVGVQIIERWILARLRHHTFFSLAELNQCIASLLVEVNSRPFKQLPGNRKQWFEQLDKPLLKALPTHPYQYVDIKTAKVNIDYHIQYEQHLYSVPHHLVGEKIECHASDKLMKIYFKTHLLATHVRKHYPGTTSEPGHMPRKHAKHQQWSPGRLKSWAKDVGPDTLLWVAGQLDRKPHPELAYRVCLGLLNLSKSYPVNRLNAACAIANDQSLVKLKNIKAILLSNQDKLPRDKQCVDSALPQNHENIRGPKSFH from the coding sequence ATGGCTACAAAGAGGATCACAATGCGTAAAATCAGAGATGTTTTAAGGCTGCGTTTAGAAGCAAAACTCAGCGTTCGCCAAATCAATGCCAGCACAAAAGTCAGTGTTGGTGCCATTCAAAAATTGCTGACTAGGGCCAACGAACTAAGTCTTTCTTGGCCCTTGCCTAACGAACTAGACGATACCGAGTTAGCCAGGCTCTTTTACCCCAAAGCCGATACTCGGGCCTCTACTCGTTTTCAAATGCCAGATTGGCCAGTACTTCACCTGGAGCTCAAAGGGAAAGGAATGACCAAGCGGTTACTCTGGGAAGAATATTGTCAGCAGTATCCTAATCGTTGCTTAAGTTACTCTCAGTTCTGCGATCGTTACCTCAATTGGGCTAAGAAACAAAAGCGCTCAATGCGCCAGACGCATAAAGCTGGCGACAAGTTATTTGTTGATTACGCTGGCCAAAGAATGCCAGTGGTGTCGCCATCGACAGGTGAAATACGATTTTCTGAGATCTTTGTTGCCGTGCTTGGTGCCTCAAATTATACCTATGCCGAAGCAACTTGGAGCCAGCGCTTACCAGATTGGCTGGCTAGTCATGTGCGTACCTTTGAGTTCTTAGGTGGCACACCTGTCATGGTGGTGCCTGATAATCTCCGCAGTGCCGTTAGCCGTTCTTGTCGTTATGATCCGGAGTTAAACCCTAGTTACCAGCAACTTGCTGAGCACTATAGTGTCGCTGTCGTACCCGCTAGACCTTACAAACCTAAAGATAAAGCAAAGGCTGAAGTGGGCGTGCAAATCATTGAACGTTGGATTTTAGCCCGTCTGCGCCATCACACCTTCTTTTCACTAGCGGAGCTTAATCAATGCATCGCATCATTGCTCGTTGAGGTTAACTCAAGACCCTTTAAGCAGCTACCTGGCAACCGGAAACAATGGTTCGAGCAGCTTGATAAACCCTTGTTAAAAGCGCTGCCAACCCACCCGTATCAGTATGTTGATATCAAGACGGCGAAGGTCAACATTGATTATCATATCCAATATGAACAGCATCTATACTCGGTTCCACATCACCTCGTGGGTGAAAAAATAGAGTGTCACGCCAGCGATAAGCTGATGAAGATTTACTTTAAAACGCATCTGCTAGCCACCCACGTCAGAAAACATTATCCAGGCACAACCTCTGAGCCTGGGCACATGCCGAGAAAACACGCGAAACATCAGCAATGGAGTCCTGGTAGGTTAAAGAGCTGGGCGAAAGATGTGGGACCCGATACATTGCTTTGGGTTGCTGGCCAACTCGACAGAAAACCTCACCCAGAACTCGCTTATCGTGTGTGCCTAGGGCTGTTGAACTTAAGCAAATCCTACCCAGTCAATCGCCTCAATGCCGCTTGCGCCATCGCAAATGACCAATCGCTCGTTAAGCTGAAAAATATCAAAGCCATATTACTAAGCAATCAAGATAAGTTACCACGAGATAAACAGTGTGTTGACTCGGCACTGCCGCAGAACCATGAAAATATTCGCGGCCCTAAAAGCTTTCACTAA
- a CDS encoding helix-turn-helix domain-containing protein, with protein MSMVFSTDSLENKDKFSYWHEVVTKYYAPCTGLTNNKENFSATTTVQDVGLAELSHVISDGIRYDRRPSDLRSTPREDIFLSIMLEGEGYFSQNDHQVKHQAGDILIYDSAKPYCFNYSNAYKSMLLKLPRSLVQTKISHIDQLGGTIIKCQSVYGKLIKSLMQDTLVIASSPELSQKNEFILPTLEMLTTAMQRASDGREQATDTGHSKLLSEIKTYIHRHITDEELSINRIATENNVSVRTLSRLFAEIGETPRNWLQMQRLSFAYEALATRKVSNVTQAALTFGYKDLSQFSRTFKKQYGISPKDLYRTN; from the coding sequence GCATGAGGTGGTCACTAAATATTATGCACCGTGTACGGGCCTAACAAACAACAAAGAAAATTTCAGTGCAACCACAACAGTACAAGATGTTGGTCTAGCGGAACTAAGCCATGTTATTTCCGATGGTATCCGCTACGATCGACGTCCATCGGATTTGCGTTCAACGCCTCGTGAAGATATTTTTCTTTCTATCATGCTAGAGGGGGAAGGTTATTTTAGTCAAAATGATCATCAGGTTAAACATCAAGCTGGCGATATATTGATCTACGATTCAGCTAAACCCTACTGCTTTAATTACAGCAACGCTTATAAATCCATGCTACTTAAGCTTCCCCGTTCATTAGTTCAGACAAAAATATCTCATATCGATCAGTTAGGAGGAACGATAATTAAATGCCAATCAGTATATGGCAAACTGATTAAATCACTTATGCAAGATACTTTAGTCATTGCATCGTCTCCTGAACTAAGTCAAAAAAATGAGTTTATCCTGCCAACGTTGGAAATGCTTACAACAGCAATGCAACGTGCAAGTGATGGGCGAGAGCAAGCAACAGACACAGGTCATAGCAAACTGTTAAGTGAAATTAAAACCTACATTCATAGACACATCACCGATGAGGAACTGAGCATAAATCGTATCGCAACTGAAAATAATGTTTCGGTAAGAACATTAAGTCGCTTGTTTGCGGAGATAGGTGAAACACCAAGAAATTGGTTGCAAATGCAACGTTTGAGCTTTGCTTACGAAGCATTAGCGACCAGAAAAGTCAGTAACGTAACGCAAGCGGCATTAACATTTGGCTACAAAGATCTGTCTCAGTTTAGTCGAACGTTTAAAAAGCAATACGGTATCTCCCCCAAAGATCTGTACCGAACAAACTAA